A single genomic interval of Oryctolagus cuniculus chromosome 19, mOryCun1.1, whole genome shotgun sequence harbors:
- the CLUAP1 gene encoding clusterin-associated protein 1 isoform X10, whose product MSFRDLRNFTEMMRALGYPRHISMENFRTPNFGLVSEVLLWLVKRYEPQTDIPSDIDTEQDRVFFIKAIAQFMATKAHIKLNTKKLYQADGYAVKELLKVTSVLYNAMKTKGMEGSKPGEEDVSKFKFDLASKVADLKAARQLASEITSRGASLYDLLGKEVELRELRTEAIARPLEINETEKVMRIAIKEILVQVQKTNDLLNNVASDEANLEAKIEKRKLELERNRKRLQSLQSVRPAFMDEYEKIEEELQKQYDIYLEKFRNLAYLEQQLEDHHRMEQERFEATENTLRLMQSKLKEEERRLFKTGGNDDSDMDIQEDDESDSEVEDRRLSKPRTAMEVLMQGRPNKHVVGTMQGGDSDDEDDSEDSEIDMDDDEEDDEDLEDESIALSPAKPSRRVRKPEPLDESDNDF is encoded by the exons ATGTCTTTCCGCGACCTCCGCA ATTTCACAGAGATGATGAGAGCCCTGGGGTATCCACGGCATATTTCTATGGAAAATTTCCGCACCCCCAATTTTGGCCTTGTGTCCGAAGTGCTTCTTTGGCTTGTGAAAAG GTATGAACCTCAGACTGACATCCCTTCTGACATAGACACTGAACAGGACCGCGTTTTCTTCATTAAGGCAATTGCCCAGTTCATG GCTACTAAGGCGCATATAAAACTCAACACAAAGAAGCTTTACCAGGCCGATGGGTATGCAGTGAAGGAGTTGCTGAAGGTTACGTCCGTGCTTTATAATGCTATGAAGACGAAAGGGATGGAGGGCTCTAAGCCAGGAGAGGAAGACGTCAGCAAGTTCAAGTTTGATCTTGCCTCCAAG GTGGCAGACTTGAAAGCAGCCAGGCAGCTTGCTTCTGAAATCACCTCCAGAGGAGCGTCTCTGTACGACTTGCTGGGCAAGGAGGTCGAGCTCAGG GAACTGAGAACAGAAGCCATTGCAAGACCTCTGGAAATCAATGAGACTGAAAAAGTGATGAGAATTGCAATAAAAGAGATCTTG GTGCAAGTTCAGAAGACAAATGACCTGCTCAATAACGTTGCCTCTGATGAAGCTAATTTagaagccaaaattgaaaaaagaaaattagaactgGAAAGAAACCGGAAGCGTCTCCAGAGCCTGCAGAGTGTCAG GCCTGCCTTTATGGATGAGTATGAGAAGATTGAGGAAGAATTGCAAAAGCAGTATGACATTTATCTCGAGAAGTTTCGCAATTTAGCTTACCTGGAACAGCAGCTTGAAGACCACCATAGGATGGAGCAGGAGAGGTTCGAGGCAA CAGAAAACACGCTGCGTCTGATGCAGAGCAagctgaaggaggaggagagacggCTGTTCAAGACTGGAG GGAACGACGACTCAGACATGGACATTCAGGAGGACGACGAGTCTGACAGTGAGGTGGAAGACAGGCGGCTGTCCAAGCCGCGGACGGCCATGGAGGTGCTCATGCAAG GACGACCCAACAAACATGTCGTGGGCACGATGCAGGGCGGAGACTCCGATGATGAA GATGACTCAGAGGACAGTGAGATTGACATGGACGACGATGAAGAAGATGACGAGGATTTGGAGGACGAGAGCATTGCTCTGTCACCAGCTAAGCCCAGCAGAAGGGTCCGGAAGCCTGAGCCCCTGGATGAGAGTGACAATGATTTCTGA
- the CLUAP1 gene encoding clusterin-associated protein 1 isoform X9, with protein MSFRDLRNFTEMMRALGYPRHISMENFRTPNFGLVSEVLLWLVKRYEPQTDIPSDIDTEQDRVFFIKAIAQFMATKAHIKLNTKKLYQADGYAVKELLKVTSVLYNAMKTKGMEGSKPGEEDVSKFKFDLASKVADLKAARQLASEITSRGASLYDLLGKEVELRELRTEAIARPLEINETEKVMRIAIKEILVQVQKTNDLLNNVASDEANLEAKIEKRKLELERNRKRLQSLQSVRPAFMDEYEKIEEELQKQYDIYLEKFRNLAYLEQQLEDHHRMEQERFEEAENTLRLMQSKLKEEERRLFKTGGNDDSDMDIQEDDESDSEVEDRRLSKPRTAMEVLMQGRPNKHVVGTMQGGDSDDEDDSEDSEIDMDDDEEDDEDLEDESIALSPAKPSRRVRKPEPLDESDNDF; from the exons ATGTCTTTCCGCGACCTCCGCA ATTTCACAGAGATGATGAGAGCCCTGGGGTATCCACGGCATATTTCTATGGAAAATTTCCGCACCCCCAATTTTGGCCTTGTGTCCGAAGTGCTTCTTTGGCTTGTGAAAAG GTATGAACCTCAGACTGACATCCCTTCTGACATAGACACTGAACAGGACCGCGTTTTCTTCATTAAGGCAATTGCCCAGTTCATG GCTACTAAGGCGCATATAAAACTCAACACAAAGAAGCTTTACCAGGCCGATGGGTATGCAGTGAAGGAGTTGCTGAAGGTTACGTCCGTGCTTTATAATGCTATGAAGACGAAAGGGATGGAGGGCTCTAAGCCAGGAGAGGAAGACGTCAGCAAGTTCAAGTTTGATCTTGCCTCCAAG GTGGCAGACTTGAAAGCAGCCAGGCAGCTTGCTTCTGAAATCACCTCCAGAGGAGCGTCTCTGTACGACTTGCTGGGCAAGGAGGTCGAGCTCAGG GAACTGAGAACAGAAGCCATTGCAAGACCTCTGGAAATCAATGAGACTGAAAAAGTGATGAGAATTGCAATAAAAGAGATCTTG GTGCAAGTTCAGAAGACAAATGACCTGCTCAATAACGTTGCCTCTGATGAAGCTAATTTagaagccaaaattgaaaaaagaaaattagaactgGAAAGAAACCGGAAGCGTCTCCAGAGCCTGCAGAGTGTCAG GCCTGCCTTTATGGATGAGTATGAGAAGATTGAGGAAGAATTGCAAAAGCAGTATGACATTTATCTCGAGAAGTTTCGCAATTTAGCTTACCTGGAACAGCAGCTTGAAGACCACCATAGGATGGAGCAGGAGAGGTTCGAG GAAGCAGAAAACACGCTGCGTCTGATGCAGAGCAagctgaaggaggaggagagacggCTGTTCAAGACTGGAG GGAACGACGACTCAGACATGGACATTCAGGAGGACGACGAGTCTGACAGTGAGGTGGAAGACAGGCGGCTGTCCAAGCCGCGGACGGCCATGGAGGTGCTCATGCAAG GACGACCCAACAAACATGTCGTGGGCACGATGCAGGGCGGAGACTCCGATGATGAA GATGACTCAGAGGACAGTGAGATTGACATGGACGACGATGAAGAAGATGACGAGGATTTGGAGGACGAGAGCATTGCTCTGTCACCAGCTAAGCCCAGCAGAAGGGTCCGGAAGCCTGAGCCCCTGGATGAGAGTGACAATGATTTCTGA
- the CLUAP1 gene encoding clusterin-associated protein 1 isoform X1, whose amino-acid sequence MPCDSVVRDFTEMMRALGYPRHISMENFRTPNFGLVSEVLLWLVKRYEPQTDIPSDIDTEQDRVFFIKAIAQFMATKAHIKLNTKKLYQADGYAVKELLKVTSVLYNAMKTKGMEGSKPGEEDVSKFKFDLASKVADLKAARQLASEITSRGASLYDLLGKEVELRELRTEAIARPLEINETEKVMRIAIKEILVQVQKTNDLLNNVASDEANLEAKIEKRKLELERNRKRLQSLQSVRPAFMDEYEKIEEELQKQYDIYLEKFRNLAYLEQQLEDHHRMEQERFEEAENTLRLMQSKLKEEERRLFKTGGNDDSDMDIQEDDESDSEVEDRRLSKPRTAMEVLMQGRPNKHVVGTMQGGDSDDETEAAPALLGKCKTSSSKKQDDSEDSEIDMDDDEEDDEDLEDESIALSPAKPSRRVRKPEPLDESDNDF is encoded by the exons ATGCCATGCGACTCCGTGGTGCGTG ATTTCACAGAGATGATGAGAGCCCTGGGGTATCCACGGCATATTTCTATGGAAAATTTCCGCACCCCCAATTTTGGCCTTGTGTCCGAAGTGCTTCTTTGGCTTGTGAAAAG GTATGAACCTCAGACTGACATCCCTTCTGACATAGACACTGAACAGGACCGCGTTTTCTTCATTAAGGCAATTGCCCAGTTCATG GCTACTAAGGCGCATATAAAACTCAACACAAAGAAGCTTTACCAGGCCGATGGGTATGCAGTGAAGGAGTTGCTGAAGGTTACGTCCGTGCTTTATAATGCTATGAAGACGAAAGGGATGGAGGGCTCTAAGCCAGGAGAGGAAGACGTCAGCAAGTTCAAGTTTGATCTTGCCTCCAAG GTGGCAGACTTGAAAGCAGCCAGGCAGCTTGCTTCTGAAATCACCTCCAGAGGAGCGTCTCTGTACGACTTGCTGGGCAAGGAGGTCGAGCTCAGG GAACTGAGAACAGAAGCCATTGCAAGACCTCTGGAAATCAATGAGACTGAAAAAGTGATGAGAATTGCAATAAAAGAGATCTTG GTGCAAGTTCAGAAGACAAATGACCTGCTCAATAACGTTGCCTCTGATGAAGCTAATTTagaagccaaaattgaaaaaagaaaattagaactgGAAAGAAACCGGAAGCGTCTCCAGAGCCTGCAGAGTGTCAG GCCTGCCTTTATGGATGAGTATGAGAAGATTGAGGAAGAATTGCAAAAGCAGTATGACATTTATCTCGAGAAGTTTCGCAATTTAGCTTACCTGGAACAGCAGCTTGAAGACCACCATAGGATGGAGCAGGAGAGGTTCGAG GAAGCAGAAAACACGCTGCGTCTGATGCAGAGCAagctgaaggaggaggagagacggCTGTTCAAGACTGGAG GGAACGACGACTCAGACATGGACATTCAGGAGGACGACGAGTCTGACAGTGAGGTGGAAGACAGGCGGCTGTCCAAGCCGCGGACGGCCATGGAGGTGCTCATGCAAG GACGACCCAACAAACATGTCGTGGGCACGATGCAGGGCGGAGACTCCGATGATGAA ACGGAAGCAGCACCAGCTCTCTTAGGTAAATGCAAGACTTCCAGCTCCAAGAAGCAG GATGACTCAGAGGACAGTGAGATTGACATGGACGACGATGAAGAAGATGACGAGGATTTGGAGGACGAGAGCATTGCTCTGTCACCAGCTAAGCCCAGCAGAAGGGTCCGGAAGCCTGAGCCCCTGGATGAGAGTGACAATGATTTCTGA
- the CLUAP1 gene encoding clusterin-associated protein 1 isoform X5 → MRLRDFTEMMRALGYPRHISMENFRTPNFGLVSEVLLWLVKRYEPQTDIPSDIDTEQDRVFFIKAIAQFMATKAHIKLNTKKLYQADGYAVKELLKVTSVLYNAMKTKGMEGSKPGEEDVSKFKFDLASKVADLKAARQLASEITSRGASLYDLLGKEVELRELRTEAIARPLEINETEKVMRIAIKEILVQVQKTNDLLNNVASDEANLEAKIEKRKLELERNRKRLQSLQSVRPAFMDEYEKIEEELQKQYDIYLEKFRNLAYLEQQLEDHHRMEQERFEEAENTLRLMQSKLKEEERRLFKTGGNDDSDMDIQEDDESDSEVEDRRLSKPRTAMEVLMQGRPNKHVVGTMQGGDSDDETEAAPALLGKCKTSSSKKQDDSEDSEIDMDDDEEDDEDLEDESIALSPAKPSRRVRKPEPLDESDNDF, encoded by the exons ATGCGACTCCGTG ATTTCACAGAGATGATGAGAGCCCTGGGGTATCCACGGCATATTTCTATGGAAAATTTCCGCACCCCCAATTTTGGCCTTGTGTCCGAAGTGCTTCTTTGGCTTGTGAAAAG GTATGAACCTCAGACTGACATCCCTTCTGACATAGACACTGAACAGGACCGCGTTTTCTTCATTAAGGCAATTGCCCAGTTCATG GCTACTAAGGCGCATATAAAACTCAACACAAAGAAGCTTTACCAGGCCGATGGGTATGCAGTGAAGGAGTTGCTGAAGGTTACGTCCGTGCTTTATAATGCTATGAAGACGAAAGGGATGGAGGGCTCTAAGCCAGGAGAGGAAGACGTCAGCAAGTTCAAGTTTGATCTTGCCTCCAAG GTGGCAGACTTGAAAGCAGCCAGGCAGCTTGCTTCTGAAATCACCTCCAGAGGAGCGTCTCTGTACGACTTGCTGGGCAAGGAGGTCGAGCTCAGG GAACTGAGAACAGAAGCCATTGCAAGACCTCTGGAAATCAATGAGACTGAAAAAGTGATGAGAATTGCAATAAAAGAGATCTTG GTGCAAGTTCAGAAGACAAATGACCTGCTCAATAACGTTGCCTCTGATGAAGCTAATTTagaagccaaaattgaaaaaagaaaattagaactgGAAAGAAACCGGAAGCGTCTCCAGAGCCTGCAGAGTGTCAG GCCTGCCTTTATGGATGAGTATGAGAAGATTGAGGAAGAATTGCAAAAGCAGTATGACATTTATCTCGAGAAGTTTCGCAATTTAGCTTACCTGGAACAGCAGCTTGAAGACCACCATAGGATGGAGCAGGAGAGGTTCGAG GAAGCAGAAAACACGCTGCGTCTGATGCAGAGCAagctgaaggaggaggagagacggCTGTTCAAGACTGGAG GGAACGACGACTCAGACATGGACATTCAGGAGGACGACGAGTCTGACAGTGAGGTGGAAGACAGGCGGCTGTCCAAGCCGCGGACGGCCATGGAGGTGCTCATGCAAG GACGACCCAACAAACATGTCGTGGGCACGATGCAGGGCGGAGACTCCGATGATGAA ACGGAAGCAGCACCAGCTCTCTTAGGTAAATGCAAGACTTCCAGCTCCAAGAAGCAG GATGACTCAGAGGACAGTGAGATTGACATGGACGACGATGAAGAAGATGACGAGGATTTGGAGGACGAGAGCATTGCTCTGTCACCAGCTAAGCCCAGCAGAAGGGTCCGGAAGCCTGAGCCCCTGGATGAGAGTGACAATGATTTCTGA
- the CLUAP1 gene encoding clusterin-associated protein 1 isoform X8 codes for MPCDSVVRDFTEMMRALGYPRHISMENFRTPNFGLVSEVLLWLVKRYEPQTDIPSDIDTEQDRVFFIKAIAQFMATKAHIKLNTKKLYQADGYAVKELLKVTSVLYNAMKTKGMEGSKPGEEDVSKFKFDLASKVADLKAARQLASEITSRGASLYDLLGKEVELRELRTEAIARPLEINETEKVMRIAIKEILVQVQKTNDLLNNVASDEANLEAKIEKRKLELERNRKRLQSLQSVRPAFMDEYEKIEEELQKQYDIYLEKFRNLAYLEQQLEDHHRMEQERFEEAENTLRLMQSKLKEEERRLFKTGGNDDSDMDIQEDDESDSEVEDRRLSKPRTAMEVLMQGRPNKHVVGTMQGGDSDDEDDSEDSEIDMDDDEEDDEDLEDESIALSPAKPSRRVRKPEPLDESDNDF; via the exons ATGCCATGCGACTCCGTGGTGCGTG ATTTCACAGAGATGATGAGAGCCCTGGGGTATCCACGGCATATTTCTATGGAAAATTTCCGCACCCCCAATTTTGGCCTTGTGTCCGAAGTGCTTCTTTGGCTTGTGAAAAG GTATGAACCTCAGACTGACATCCCTTCTGACATAGACACTGAACAGGACCGCGTTTTCTTCATTAAGGCAATTGCCCAGTTCATG GCTACTAAGGCGCATATAAAACTCAACACAAAGAAGCTTTACCAGGCCGATGGGTATGCAGTGAAGGAGTTGCTGAAGGTTACGTCCGTGCTTTATAATGCTATGAAGACGAAAGGGATGGAGGGCTCTAAGCCAGGAGAGGAAGACGTCAGCAAGTTCAAGTTTGATCTTGCCTCCAAG GTGGCAGACTTGAAAGCAGCCAGGCAGCTTGCTTCTGAAATCACCTCCAGAGGAGCGTCTCTGTACGACTTGCTGGGCAAGGAGGTCGAGCTCAGG GAACTGAGAACAGAAGCCATTGCAAGACCTCTGGAAATCAATGAGACTGAAAAAGTGATGAGAATTGCAATAAAAGAGATCTTG GTGCAAGTTCAGAAGACAAATGACCTGCTCAATAACGTTGCCTCTGATGAAGCTAATTTagaagccaaaattgaaaaaagaaaattagaactgGAAAGAAACCGGAAGCGTCTCCAGAGCCTGCAGAGTGTCAG GCCTGCCTTTATGGATGAGTATGAGAAGATTGAGGAAGAATTGCAAAAGCAGTATGACATTTATCTCGAGAAGTTTCGCAATTTAGCTTACCTGGAACAGCAGCTTGAAGACCACCATAGGATGGAGCAGGAGAGGTTCGAG GAAGCAGAAAACACGCTGCGTCTGATGCAGAGCAagctgaaggaggaggagagacggCTGTTCAAGACTGGAG GGAACGACGACTCAGACATGGACATTCAGGAGGACGACGAGTCTGACAGTGAGGTGGAAGACAGGCGGCTGTCCAAGCCGCGGACGGCCATGGAGGTGCTCATGCAAG GACGACCCAACAAACATGTCGTGGGCACGATGCAGGGCGGAGACTCCGATGATGAA GATGACTCAGAGGACAGTGAGATTGACATGGACGACGATGAAGAAGATGACGAGGATTTGGAGGACGAGAGCATTGCTCTGTCACCAGCTAAGCCCAGCAGAAGGGTCCGGAAGCCTGAGCCCCTGGATGAGAGTGACAATGATTTCTGA